In the Gymnogyps californianus isolate 813 chromosome 3, ASM1813914v2, whole genome shotgun sequence genome, one interval contains:
- the FOXN2 gene encoding forkhead box protein N2 isoform X2 — MGPVTGMTPDKKAETPGAEKAAGLRQCHGMGSLPDAGDAGRPKATVVDRDSADDELTNLNWLHESTNLLTNFSLGSEGLPIVSPLYDIEGDSVPSFSPSCYQNPEKKSSTSKPPYSFSLLIYMAIEHSPNKSLPVKEIYSWILERFPYFATAPTGWKNSVRHNLSLNKCFRKVERSHGKVNGKGSLWCVDPEYKPNLVQALKKQPFPSALAFYTPPASPPRSASPHYLTSVLQQNHGRSLKESDIDAATAMMLLNTSIQQRMLDCEKPQPLKTPKKRSYGSAFNPPSSINLQENDSAATNIDPKEDHNYSASSMGSQRCASRSSVSSLSSLDEVYEFISKTSHDGSDGSEGFHSEVDTDVDYEDDPLGDSGYASQPCVDTSEESQPSNKALKELCQEIDEELKEAAGSLLHLAGIQTCLSSLISTAKTHCHKQRKK; from the exons ATGGGTCCAGTCACTGGAATGACTCCGGATAAGAAAGCTGAAACACcaggagcagaaaaagctgCAGGACTACGGCAGTGTCATGGGATGGGAAGTTTGCCCGATGCAGGCGATGCCGGCAGGCCAAAGGCCACTGTGGTGGACAGAGATTCAGCAGATGACGAGCTCACAAATTTGAACTGGCTGCATGAAAGTACTAATCTTCTAACAAACTTCAGCCTCGGAAGTGAGGGTCTTCCGATCGTTAGCCCCTTATATGACATTGAGGGCGACAGTGTGCCATCCTTCTCGCCGTCCTGCTACCAgaaccctgaaaaaaaatcctccactTCCAAACCCCCTTACTCTTTCAGCCTTCTCATTTACATGGCGATCGAGCATTCCCCCAACAAGAGCTTGCCAGTCAAAGAAATCTACAGCTGGATCCTGGAGCGCTTCCCCTACTTCGCCACGGCACCCACCGGCTGGAAGAACTCGGTCCGACACAACCTCTCCTTGAACAAGTGTTTCCGAAAGGTGGAGAGAAGCCATGGCAAG GTGAATGGAAAAGGTTCGTTATGGTGTGTTGACCCAGAATATAAACCTAATCTTGTCCAAGCACTGAAAAAGCAGCCTTTTCCCTCAGCACTTGCATTTTATACTCCGCCGGCATCACCACCAAG gTCAGCATCCCCTCACTACCTAACTTCAGTCCTTCAGCAGAATCATGGCCGATCTCTCAAAg aatCCGATATTGATGCTGCTACTGCAATGATGCTGTTAAATACTTCCATTCAACAAAGGATGTTGGACT GTGAGAAACCTCAGCCTCTGAAGACGCCTAAGAAGAGGAGTTATGGCAGTGCATTCAATCCTCCCAGTTCCATAAATTTGCAGGAAAATGATTCTGCGGCCACCAATATTGATCCGAAGGAGGATCACAACTACAGTGCCAGCAGCATGGGTTCCCAGCGCTGTGCATCTAGGTCCAGCGTGTCTTCCTTGTCCTCCCTTGATGAGGTATATGAATTTATCTCCAAGACCAGCCATGACGGAAGCGATGGCAGCGAAGGATTTCACAGCGAGGTGGATACAGACGTTGACTATGAAGATGATCCTCTTGGAGACAGTGGCTATGCATCACAACCTTGTGTAGATACCTCTGAGGAAAGTCAGCCTAGCAACAAAGCACTCAAGGAGTTATGTCAAGAAATCGATGAGGAGTTGAAAGAAGCAGCGGGGTCTCTGCTCCACCTTGCTGGCATCCAAACGTGCTTGAGTTCCTTAATAAGTACTGCAAAGACCCACTGtcacaagcaaaggaaaaaatag
- the FOXN2 gene encoding forkhead box protein N2 isoform X3 yields MGPVTGMTPDKKAETPGAEKAAGLRQCHGMGSLPDAGDAGRPKATVVDRDSADDELTNLNWLHESTNLLTNFSLGSEGLPIVSPLYDIEGDSVPSFSPSCYQNPEKKSSTSKPPYSFSLLIYMAIEHSPNKSLPVKEIYSWILERFPYFATAPTGWKNSVRHNLSLNKCFRKVERSHGKVNGKGSLWCVDPEYKPNLVQALKKQPFPSALAFYTPPASPPSMGSQRCASRSSVSSLSSLDEVYEFISKTSHDGSDGSEGFHSEVDTDVDYEDDPLGDSGYASQPCVDTSEESQPSNKALKELCQEIDEELKEAAGSLLHLAGIQTCLSSLISTAKTHCHKQRKK; encoded by the exons ATGGGTCCAGTCACTGGAATGACTCCGGATAAGAAAGCTGAAACACcaggagcagaaaaagctgCAGGACTACGGCAGTGTCATGGGATGGGAAGTTTGCCCGATGCAGGCGATGCCGGCAGGCCAAAGGCCACTGTGGTGGACAGAGATTCAGCAGATGACGAGCTCACAAATTTGAACTGGCTGCATGAAAGTACTAATCTTCTAACAAACTTCAGCCTCGGAAGTGAGGGTCTTCCGATCGTTAGCCCCTTATATGACATTGAGGGCGACAGTGTGCCATCCTTCTCGCCGTCCTGCTACCAgaaccctgaaaaaaaatcctccactTCCAAACCCCCTTACTCTTTCAGCCTTCTCATTTACATGGCGATCGAGCATTCCCCCAACAAGAGCTTGCCAGTCAAAGAAATCTACAGCTGGATCCTGGAGCGCTTCCCCTACTTCGCCACGGCACCCACCGGCTGGAAGAACTCGGTCCGACACAACCTCTCCTTGAACAAGTGTTTCCGAAAGGTGGAGAGAAGCCATGGCAAG GTGAATGGAAAAGGTTCGTTATGGTGTGTTGACCCAGAATATAAACCTAATCTTGTCCAAGCACTGAAAAAGCAGCCTTTTCCCTCAGCACTTGCATTTTATACTCCGCCGGCATCACCACCAAG CATGGGTTCCCAGCGCTGTGCATCTAGGTCCAGCGTGTCTTCCTTGTCCTCCCTTGATGAGGTATATGAATTTATCTCCAAGACCAGCCATGACGGAAGCGATGGCAGCGAAGGATTTCACAGCGAGGTGGATACAGACGTTGACTATGAAGATGATCCTCTTGGAGACAGTGGCTATGCATCACAACCTTGTGTAGATACCTCTGAGGAAAGTCAGCCTAGCAACAAAGCACTCAAGGAGTTATGTCAAGAAATCGATGAGGAGTTGAAAGAAGCAGCGGGGTCTCTGCTCCACCTTGCTGGCATCCAAACGTGCTTGAGTTCCTTAATAAGTACTGCAAAGACCCACTGtcacaagcaaaggaaaaaatag
- the FOXN2 gene encoding forkhead box protein N2 isoform X1, producing MGPVTGMTPDKKAETPGAEKAAGLRQCHGMGSLPDAGDAGRPKATVVDRDSADDELTNLNWLHESTNLLTNFSLGSEGLPIVSPLYDIEGDSVPSFSPSCYQNPEKKSSTSKPPYSFSLLIYMAIEHSPNKSLPVKEIYSWILERFPYFATAPTGWKNSVRHNLSLNKCFRKVERSHGKVNGKGSLWCVDPEYKPNLVQALKKQPFPSALAFYTPPASPPSRSASPHYLTSVLQQNHGRSLKESDIDAATAMMLLNTSIQQRMLDCEKPQPLKTPKKRSYGSAFNPPSSINLQENDSAATNIDPKEDHNYSASSMGSQRCASRSSVSSLSSLDEVYEFISKTSHDGSDGSEGFHSEVDTDVDYEDDPLGDSGYASQPCVDTSEESQPSNKALKELCQEIDEELKEAAGSLLHLAGIQTCLSSLISTAKTHCHKQRKK from the exons ATGGGTCCAGTCACTGGAATGACTCCGGATAAGAAAGCTGAAACACcaggagcagaaaaagctgCAGGACTACGGCAGTGTCATGGGATGGGAAGTTTGCCCGATGCAGGCGATGCCGGCAGGCCAAAGGCCACTGTGGTGGACAGAGATTCAGCAGATGACGAGCTCACAAATTTGAACTGGCTGCATGAAAGTACTAATCTTCTAACAAACTTCAGCCTCGGAAGTGAGGGTCTTCCGATCGTTAGCCCCTTATATGACATTGAGGGCGACAGTGTGCCATCCTTCTCGCCGTCCTGCTACCAgaaccctgaaaaaaaatcctccactTCCAAACCCCCTTACTCTTTCAGCCTTCTCATTTACATGGCGATCGAGCATTCCCCCAACAAGAGCTTGCCAGTCAAAGAAATCTACAGCTGGATCCTGGAGCGCTTCCCCTACTTCGCCACGGCACCCACCGGCTGGAAGAACTCGGTCCGACACAACCTCTCCTTGAACAAGTGTTTCCGAAAGGTGGAGAGAAGCCATGGCAAG GTGAATGGAAAAGGTTCGTTATGGTGTGTTGACCCAGAATATAAACCTAATCTTGTCCAAGCACTGAAAAAGCAGCCTTTTCCCTCAGCACTTGCATTTTATACTCCGCCGGCATCACCACCAAG taggTCAGCATCCCCTCACTACCTAACTTCAGTCCTTCAGCAGAATCATGGCCGATCTCTCAAAg aatCCGATATTGATGCTGCTACTGCAATGATGCTGTTAAATACTTCCATTCAACAAAGGATGTTGGACT GTGAGAAACCTCAGCCTCTGAAGACGCCTAAGAAGAGGAGTTATGGCAGTGCATTCAATCCTCCCAGTTCCATAAATTTGCAGGAAAATGATTCTGCGGCCACCAATATTGATCCGAAGGAGGATCACAACTACAGTGCCAGCAGCATGGGTTCCCAGCGCTGTGCATCTAGGTCCAGCGTGTCTTCCTTGTCCTCCCTTGATGAGGTATATGAATTTATCTCCAAGACCAGCCATGACGGAAGCGATGGCAGCGAAGGATTTCACAGCGAGGTGGATACAGACGTTGACTATGAAGATGATCCTCTTGGAGACAGTGGCTATGCATCACAACCTTGTGTAGATACCTCTGAGGAAAGTCAGCCTAGCAACAAAGCACTCAAGGAGTTATGTCAAGAAATCGATGAGGAGTTGAAAGAAGCAGCGGGGTCTCTGCTCCACCTTGCTGGCATCCAAACGTGCTTGAGTTCCTTAATAAGTACTGCAAAGACCCACTGtcacaagcaaaggaaaaaatag